Below is a window of Allomuricauda ruestringensis DSM 13258 DNA.
ACCCCTTCCAGTTGGGGGACCCTACTACAAACGGAAGCGATGCCTTTACTTTGCCCGTTGCCAATGATTTCTTTAACTATCAGCAAGGGTTGGGCGGTTATCTTGGTTTGGGGCTCACAGGATTCATGAACAATGGAACTGGAAACGGGAATTGGCTCAATTTTACCGATAGGAGGGACGACCCCAACGACCCCAATCCAAACGACGTAATGGGGGGCGCCCCGGGAATAGTAACCATGCACATGACGTCAGGAACTGCACTGGGGACTACCAATACCCAAGAAAAGGGGCTACAATATGGTGCCCAAGTCGATGTTTCCGCAGGGGTATTCCGTGTTACAGGAGGTATGGTTGGACTTACAGGTGAATCGCGTTTGTATGGCAATACGGCAGCAATCAATGGCGAACTCGGATTTTTTATAGGGGACGGAACACAATCCAATTACATCAAATTTGTAGTCAATACCAATGGCCTTTTGGTACAACAGGAAATAAACGATGAGGCCAATTTGCCGATTACCGTATCTATTCCGGAGCCTAATCGCCCTGAAACCGGAATTTTGTTCCATTTTGTGGTAAACCCTTCAACGGGAGAAGTGACTTTTGAATATCAAATTGATGGTGCGGCCCCTGTTGAGATAGGTCGTCTTACAGCTGAGGGAAGCATCTTGGAGGCCATTCAAAGCCAAGGAACAGATTTGGCCCTTGGACTTATAGGTACTTCCAATACCGAAGGAGTTGAGTTGGAGGGTAGCTGGGATTTTTTGAATATTACCGGAAGCTCACCTACCGTGGTGCAAGGCATAGCTGATATGGAACGTATCGTAGGCTCTTCCGATGAAACCATTGATTTGGATACCGTTTTTGATGATAATCTAGGCGTGGAAAATTTAAGCTACTCTGTTGAGAATAACACCAATCCCAACATTGGTGCAATCATATCAGACAATATGTTGACCATAACCTTACCAGCAACACCTGCGGAAAGCACAATCACCATAAGGGCGACTGATAGTGAGTCATTGTTTGTAGAAATGTCCTTTGCGGTAAGTGTAATCGAGGACAATATTATACTATACCGTATCAATGCGGGTGGTCCAGAAATAGCTTCTATTGACAATGATCTGGTCTGGAGTGCGGATCAGTCAAGCAATAATTCTCCATTTTTGGTAGAGCCGGGAACCAATACCACCTATGCAGGAACCATAACTAACTTGGACCCAAGTATTGATACCAATACCACACCTTTGGGCATATTCGATACCGAACGTTTCGATGAAGCGAGCGGTGCCCCAAACATGATCTACTCCTTTCCCGTTTCCAAAAACGGCAATTATGAGATACACCTTTACATGGGCAATGGCTACTCGGGTACATCGCAACCCGGTGAACGCATTTTTGATGCACTTATAGAAGGAATTGACTTGCCTCTTTTAACGGATATTGATCTTTCGGAAAAATTCGGACATGCATCGGGTGGTGTGATAAGTCATATCGTCAAAGTATCCGACGGGGCAATCGATATCGAATTTTTGCACGGAGCTATCCAAAACCCTTTGGTCAATGGTATTGAGATTTTGGATGTTTCCGATAGTAGCACACCCATTTACGTATTTGATATCACAAATCAAATCAGCAGCCCCGGCGAACAGCTCAATGGAAGCTTGATCGTTGATGCCAATGGAGGTGATGGCAATCTGACCTACGCGGCCGAAGGGCTCCCACCAGGGCTCTTTATTGAACCAACCAATGGTCAAATAGGGGGAACCATCGAGGCAAATGCGGCGGGGGGAAGTCCCTATACCGTTATTATAACCGTTGACGATAGTGATGGGACAACGGAGGATACAACAATGGTCAGTTTTCAATGGACCATTGATGGCGATTACTTCTGGACGGACAAGAATGAAAATCTAAATTATACGGCCAGACACGAAAATTCCTTTGTGCAAGCCGGGGATAAATTCTACCTCATGGGAGGTCGGGAAAACGCACAGACTATTGATATTTATGATTACGGAACGGATACTTGGACTTCATTGTCCAATTCGGCCCCATTTGAGTTCAATCATTTCCAGGCCACAGAATACAAAGGCCTAATTTGGATCATTGGCTCCTTTAAAACAAATGCATTTCCCAATGAAATCCCAGCAGAATTTATCTGGATGTTCGACCCAGCTAGCCAAGAATGGATACAGGGACCCGAAATCCCAACCAATAGACGTCGTGGATCATCCGGTTTGGTGGTCTATCAAGACAAGTTTTATGTGGTTGCAGGGAATACCGACGGACATGACGGGGGCTATGTGCCTTGGTTTGACGTATACGACCCCTCAACAGGGACTTGGACTGCCTTAACGGATGCTCCAAGGGCAAGGGACCATTTTTCAGCAGTAATTATTGGTGACAAGTTGTATGTGGCGGGAGGAAGGCTTTCCGGTGGTGCCGGAGGGGTTTGGGCCCCCACTATCGCGGAGGTCGATGTTTATGATTTTACAACGGGAAGCTGGAGTACTTTGCCCAGCGGACAAAATATTCCAACGCCAAGGGGAGGTGCCGCGACGGTCAATTTCAACAATAAGTTAGTAGTTATCGGAGGTGAGGTAGAGGATGAAGAGATATATGGCGTATTGACGGATGATGCCCTGAAAATCACGGAAGAGTATGACCCTCTATCAGGTACTTGGAAGCGATTGCCAGATATGAATTACGAGAGGCACGGTACACAGGCCATTGTCTCGGGTCCAGGAATCCATATTTTGGCAGGAGCCCCGAACAGGGGGGGCGGCAACCAAAAGAACATGGAGTTTTTGGGCGTGGATGCCCCGGAAGGAACGGCAAGCCAGGCGAGCACATTACAGTTTCCCGAAAGTGTTGCTTTTGAGGACGACCAAACTCTTGAAATAGACTTGTCCGTGATGGACGGAAACGTGGGGATGTTTATTAGGTCTATGGAGATTTCGGGTACTAATGCTTCAGATTTCAGTATAGACTCTGGCGAGCTTGTCAATGCCCTTCTTAATCCCGGTCAAACCCATACCATAACCGTATCGTTAAATGGTGCCGGAGCAGGTAAAACCGCAACTTTAACTATTGACTATGGTAATTCAAGTGCGGCCAGTATAGCACTTACAGGAACCGACGTAGATAGTGAAGGCGTGGTGGGCCTTACCTTGGTGGACGCCTCGACGGACACGGATTTGTTCAACTTGGTGGATGGCCAGCAAATCGACCTGGGGCCATCCGGCGGACAGGCCCTCAATATCAGGGCGAACACACTTGGTGGACCGGGCAGCGTGCTTTTCGAACTGATGGGCCCTGTTTCGGCCACCCAACGTGAGGGCGTGGCCCCTTACGCGTTGTTCGGTGACCTATCGGGCAATTACAACGGGAGGGACCTTCCGTTGGGGAACTATACCCTTACGGCCACGGCCTATAACGGCAGTGGTTCGAGCAGCGGTGTCATGGGCCAACCACTGAGCGTGAACTTTTCTTTGGTGACCGGGGCGGATGGGACACCCGTTGCGATGGCAACCGCTGATGTGGAGACCGGAGAGGCTCCATTGACCGTAAATTTCACGGGAAGCAATTCCACGGACGATGTAGGCATAATCTCCTACGAGTGGGACTTCGGGGACGGCAGTGCGCTGTCCAACGAGGCGGACCCTGTCCACACCTATACGGTCGCGGGCAGTTATGATGCGGTACTGACGGTGACCGATGGCGATGGGCAGACGGACACGGACACCATAACCATAATCGCAAATACGGTGCAGAGCGATTCCCCTATTTCTTTTGCCGAAGCTGACCAAGTAAACGGGGACGCTCCCTTGGAAATACAGTTTACTGGAAGCAATTCCACGGACGATGTAGGCATAATCTCCTACGAGTGGGACTTCGGGGACGGCAGTTCGCTGTCCAACGAGGCAGACCCTGTCCACACCTATACGGCAGCGGGCAGTTATGATGCGGTACTGACGGTGACCGATGGCGATGGGCAGACAGATACCGATTTCGTTGCCATAAACGTATCAGGACCCATTACCGAGGGCGTGGTGAGCCTAACCTTGGTGGATGCCTCCGCGGATACCGACCTGTTCAACTTGGTGGATGGCCAGCAAATCGACCTGGGGCCATCCGGCGGACAGGCCCTCAACATTCGTGCGAACACACTCGGTGGACCGGGCAGCGTGCTTTTCGAACTGATGGGCCCTGTTTCGGCCACCCAACGTGAGGGCGTGGCCCCTTACGCGTTGTTTGGCGACCAATCGGGCAATTACAACGAGAGAGACCTTCCGTTGGGGAACTACACCCTTACGGCCACAGCCTACAATGGGAGCGGTTCGAGCAGCGGTATCATGGGCCAGCCACTGACCGTGAATTTTTCTTTGGTAACCGGTACGGGCGGGTTGCCCGTGGCTATGGCAACCGCCGATGTGGAGACCGGAGAGGCTCCATTGACCGTAAATTTCACGGGAAGCGATTCCACGGACGATGTAGGCATAATCTCCTACGGGTGGGACTTCGGGGACGGCAGTGCGCTTTCCAACGAGGCGGACCCCGTCCACACCTATACGGCAGCGGGCAGTTATGATGCCATGCTGACGGTGACCGATGGCGATGGCCAGACGGATACGGACACCGTTACCATAAACGTATCAGGGCCCATTACCGAGGGCGTGGTGAGCCTCACCTTGGTAGACGCCTCCTCTGATACAGACCTGTTCGATTTGGTTGACGGCCAGCAGATCGACCTGGGGCCATCCGGCGGACAGTCCCTCAACATTCGTGCGAACACGCTTGGGGTGGCGGGCAGTGTACTTTTCGAACTGACCGGTCCTGTTTCGGCTACGCAACGGGAGGGCGTAGCACCCTACGCATTGTTTGGCGACCTATCGGGCAATTACAACGAGAGAGACCTTCCGTTGGGGAACTATACCCTTACGGCCACGGCCTACAATGGCAGTGGTTCGAGCAGCGGTATTATGGGCCAACCCTTGATGATTGATTTTTCCATAGTTTCCGGTTTAACGGGCAAAGCAAGTTCTTCCAATATGGATAATGCACTCGTGGAATCTGAACCACAATTCAAAGTAGAAAGTAAAGATGTTCCTTTTGAAATCATCATGTTCCCAAACCCTGGGGCAACAGAGGTCACAATATCGACCAACTCACTTAACTCAGACCTGAAAGGGGTTAGGATATTTGATGCTACCGGACAATTGGTGAGGTCTTTCAACCCTTCAGAATATAGAGATGGCAGGAATGATTATAAACTACCTGTCAATAGTTTGCAGGCAGGGGTGTATCATCTTGGTATCTTGACTTATGATGGCGGGACATATTTCAAACAATTGATCATAAGAAAATAAACAGTATCGTACCTAACTGGAAACTTATTTAATCAGTAAACAAGCTTAGTTCCAACCCTTTTTCCTATGAAATAGTTTTTCTGGTGGAAAAAGGGTTGGATTTTTGAAACCAAATGATAACAATTTATGCTGATTCCCTGTGGGTGGATGCCCGATGGCCCTAATCCAGTCAATATACAGTATCCTTATTGTGAAGGGTAAATAACTATAAAGAAAATAAGGTTAAGCCTTATAAAAATAACCAAGACCCACGGAACATTTCATAATTAGTAGAAAGACTGAATCGTATTTTCTATAACAGGAAGTAATTCGTTCAACACTTTTCTGGAAAGTTTGATCTCTTTCAACAGTGAAAGCTGTCTACTGTTGTGAATATCCGTTCCAACAAAATCAATAAGGCTATCACTGAGCAATTTTTCAGCCATTTTTTGTACCCCTGTACCATAAGCTTCTGAGCCGAGTGAAAGCAGGTTGAGCTGGAATAAGATTCCATTCGATTTCATGGATGGATATTTCCCATACTTCTGGTGGAAATACATATATCGCTCAGGGTGGGCCAAAATTGGAAAATATTGGTATTTTGCAATTTTTTCAACAGCAATATCAAAATTATAGGAAGGTTGCAGGTAGGACATTTCTATCAGCAAATACTGTTTGCTTAAGGGCATCACCTGTTGATTTTCCAGAATACTTTCAAAATTATCATCGATCATGTGTTCGGCAGCACAATCGATATTGATGTTGGACAACCCCTTGTTGCCTAATTCCATTGAAAGTTGATGGTAAGCCTTTTTAATGGTTTCAGGGGTATTATCATAAAAATTGTGCATGATATGGGGGGTGCAAATAAAATGGGTGATACCAAAGCCCGATAGGCCATTGATCAAATCCATGGAATCATCCACCGTCTTTGCCCCATCATCTATACCCGGGAGTATATGGTTGTGAATATCTACCAACCCATGCAAATGGTCTGCTAAGAATTCTTTCTTTTGAAAAAAACTGAACATGATTACAATTTGGACTGCTAAGATAATGGATATGTTGCCTTAATGTCAAAATAGGGGAGGGCAATGGGCATAAAAACAAAAACCGACCTTTTTAAAGGTCGGCTTGATAGATTCGCTACTATTTTTATCTAACTAAACTCAGCGCTAAGATAAGTCTTGTTCCGATGCTCAGGGATTAACAAAAGATCAAAAAGGTTAATGAAAGATTAATAGGATTAACCATTGGGTAATTAGCTGGTTATTTTTTGTTTATTTAGCAGTATGCTGACCAAGAGAAACCTGTATGTCCTTGTTTTTGTGATTGCCGTAATCGGCCTTTTGGTGGTGCAATACCAATATTTGCGAGTGGGACTCGGCTTGGCAAGAGCTCAATTTTCGGATAAAATAGATAAGGCAAGACAGAACATCAATAGTGAATTGTCCGAGGTAAATTCCTTAACCTACACCCTTGGCAATGCCATAAGAAAGGACACCACTGAAGTAAGGATAGGGTTGGACAGCCTTGAAAAGGCATCCCAATACTATTTAAATGATTATATATCTTATCAGTTGAGCGTTTCCGGAATTGATGCGCCTTTTTCCTATACCTTGTACTCCCGAGATTCCATAACGTATTTAAGCTCTGTTAGGTCGCACCTCAAGGCCGAGGACAAATTAACTTACCCTATTGAAATTGAGGGGTATTTGCCAGAACTTTTAAAAAAAGAGATTATTCTGGAAATTGGTTTTGAAGATTTGAACAAGTACTTCTTGGGGCAAATACGTGGGTTGATCATTCCAGGGCTATTATTTCTTTTCATGATTGTCATTGTCGTTGTGTGGGTACTCCGATCATTTTATTTGCAGCGAAGCATCAATACAACTACGAACGATTTCATCAATAACCTGACACATGAACTAAAAACCCCGGTTTTTTCCATAGGATTGGCCACTAAGATTTTGGAAGAAGATGTTCCGGATAACAAAAAAGCTGTGGTGGAACTCATTCGCACCGAGTCGGATAGATTAAAAAAACATATCGAGAAGGTTTTGGAACTGGCCAGTATGGAATCAGGAAAAAAACTGTTGCGGTTTCAAGAATTCGATTTTAGACCGGATTTAAAGCGAATATGTGAAGGTTTTGCCTTACTTGCGCAACATGACATTACATTCGAGTACGAACTTGGAGAGGGACCCTATAACATTCGGGCTGAAAAGTTTCATTTGGAAAACGTAATCGGTAATTTATTGGAGAATGCACGGAAGTATTCGGACAATCCCAAGGTAACACTGACCGCCCAAACCCAAAAAGGACACCTGCTGGTTCATATTTCGGATAACGGCCAGGGTATTGCCAAGGAAGACATCAAAAAAATTTTTAGCAAATATTATAGGGTGAAGAACGGGGATGTGCACAAGGTAAAAGGCTATGGTCTTGGATTGTATTATGTGCAAAAGATCATAAAAATGCACCGTGGCAGAATTTCGGTGAAAAGTGAATTGGGAGAAGGAACTACTTTTATGCTATCCCTTAAATTAACCAAAAATGGATAAAATGTATAAATTGATTTTGGTAGAAGACGATAATTCCCTGGGGTATTTGCTCTCGGAATATTTGGGAATGAAAGGATTTAACGTCACTTGGGCCAAAGACGCTTCGGAGGCCATGCTCAAAACAAAAACCAATGTGTTCGACTTGGCCATTTTGGATGTAATGCTTCCTGACATGGACGGATTTGAACTATCCCAGAAAATAAAGGCGATCAATGCAGAGCTACCATTTATCTTTTTAACGGCCCGTTCGCTCAAAATAGATGTTTTAAAAGGGTTTTCTTTAGGTGCGGTCGACTATTTAAAGAAGCCGATTGACGAAGAGGAGCTGGTAGTCCGTATCAATGCATTATTGTCCAGATTGGTCAGCGATGCGGGGCATGAAGATCAGGTATCGCAGTACGAAATTGGAGACTATGTGCTCAACATGGACAATTTTGAACTCAACTATAAAGGAAAACCGATAAAATTGACGGGTAAAGAGTTTGACCTATTGGCCTTGCTGGCCAAAAACAAAAATCAATTGTGCACCCACAAGGAAATATTGACCACGGTCTGGGACAAAAACGACTATTTCAACAAGAAAAGCCTCAATGTTTTTATATCACATTTACGAAAGCATCTAGGCCAAGACCCCAAACTGAGTATAGTAAACGTGAGCCGTCGCGGGTTTATGCTTAGGGTAGAGGAGACTTAAACCAAATGTTCTGGCTTGGTTTTTGATACACTTTCATAAAATCTGGTTACCGTTTGTTTATATGTTTAAGTTTTTTAAAAATAGTTCCCCCAAGCACTCTTTGCATCAATTGGACCATCTTTATGGCCAAACGATATGTAAATGTCCGTTGCAAGAGCAAATATCCTATTGTCAAAGACTCATCGAAAGTTCCAAGTATCATCTGGAGCAATCGTGCCCTAAAAAGGATTCCGATTATTTTAAGAACTTGATCGAAGCTGCGGATAAAGAACTTCAACGATTGAACTCCCAAAGAAAATCCTGATGGATTTGAGGTGAAACACTGTAAAAAGCAGTAAATTTAGGATTGAAAAAAAAATCAGCAATGAAAAAATCGATCCTTGTTATAGCCCTACTGTCAATTTGTATCAACGCGTTTGCCACAGAAACCAAACTTATGGTCCGGGCAAAAGCAAAGGACGCCAAGTTCGTGGGAAGTTCCATAGGTGGGGCGCATGTTATTGTGCGCAATACCCAGAACGGCGAAATTTTAGCGGAAGGAAACACGGTTGGTGGTACCGGGAACACAAATCTTATCATGAAAAGTCCCCATGAGCGCTACATGCAGCTTAGTGATGACAAGACTGCTGGTTTTTTGGCCGTTGTGGATATTGACGAACCTACTTTTGTTCGTGTGGAGGTGCTTTCTCCGGTCAACAAAAAAAATGCACAGATACATGTAAGTACCGAGCTTTGGCTAATACCCGGAAAGGATATTTTAGGCGATGGTGTAGTATTGGAGATCCCGGGCTTTGTGATCGATATATTGGAACCCAGCACGCATCAATATATTTCTTTGGAATCGATTCCCGCATCTGGTATAAAGATTACGGCCAACATTGTGATGATGTGCGGCTGCCCAATTGAAAAAGAAGGTATTTGGGATTCCAATCTTATGGAGGTCAAGGCCATTGTACAAAAAGATGGAGCATCTTTTGGCGAAACAGTATTGAACAATCCGAGCCAAAACACCTTTGAAGGAACCCTGGACGTAAAGGAGGCAGGATATTACCAAATTACGGTGTATGCCTATAATCCCAGAACAGGAAATACGGGGGTTGATACGATAAATTTTGTGGTACGGGGATAAAACCCATCTAATACAGGCACCAAAACAATTTTCATTGATTGGGTTGTATAAAATTGGTACCTTATACCTTCCAACCAGTCCATTATGAAAAAGAACATTGCGTTCTCCATTT
It encodes the following:
- a CDS encoding response regulator transcription factor, translating into MYKLILVEDDNSLGYLLSEYLGMKGFNVTWAKDASEAMLKTKTNVFDLAILDVMLPDMDGFELSQKIKAINAELPFIFLTARSLKIDVLKGFSLGAVDYLKKPIDEEELVVRINALLSRLVSDAGHEDQVSQYEIGDYVLNMDNFELNYKGKPIKLTGKEFDLLALLAKNKNQLCTHKEILTTVWDKNDYFNKKSLNVFISHLRKHLGQDPKLSIVNVSRRGFMLRVEET
- a CDS encoding tyrosine-protein phosphatase codes for the protein MFSFFQKKEFLADHLHGLVDIHNHILPGIDDGAKTVDDSMDLINGLSGFGITHFICTPHIMHNFYDNTPETIKKAYHQLSMELGNKGLSNINIDCAAEHMIDDNFESILENQQVMPLSKQYLLIEMSYLQPSYNFDIAVEKIAKYQYFPILAHPERYMYFHQKYGKYPSMKSNGILFQLNLLSLGSEAYGTGVQKMAEKLLSDSLIDFVGTDIHNSRQLSLLKEIKLSRKVLNELLPVIENTIQSFY
- a CDS encoding sensor histidine kinase encodes the protein MLTKRNLYVLVFVIAVIGLLVVQYQYLRVGLGLARAQFSDKIDKARQNINSELSEVNSLTYTLGNAIRKDTTEVRIGLDSLEKASQYYLNDYISYQLSVSGIDAPFSYTLYSRDSITYLSSVRSHLKAEDKLTYPIEIEGYLPELLKKEIILEIGFEDLNKYFLGQIRGLIIPGLLFLFMIVIVVVWVLRSFYLQRSINTTTNDFINNLTHELKTPVFSIGLATKILEEDVPDNKKAVVELIRTESDRLKKHIEKVLELASMESGKKLLRFQEFDFRPDLKRICEGFALLAQHDITFEYELGEGPYNIRAEKFHLENVIGNLLENARKYSDNPKVTLTAQTQKGHLLVHISDNGQGIAKEDIKKIFSKYYRVKNGDVHKVKGYGLGLYYVQKIIKMHRGRISVKSELGEGTTFMLSLKLTKNG